The Deltaproteobacteria bacterium genome contains the following window.
TCCAGTATCAAGATGGCAACCATACGGTGTGCATGGTGCATCACGTGTAGTGGATGCGGATAGTTATAATTGGTCAGATAAAGAATGGCGGGGAATACCATTAAATGATTTAATAATTTATGAGTTACATATTGGAACATTTACTAAAGAAGGCACATTTGCTGCAACTATCGATCGTCTGCATTATATTAAAGAATTAGGTATTACCGCAGTTGAAATCATGCCAGTAGCTGAATTTCCAGGTGGACGTAATTGGGGATACGATGGTGTACATTTGTATGCACCGCAATCAACATATGGAGGTCCTGAAGGGTTTAAACAATTAATCGATGCCTGTCATAAACAGGGATTAGCAGTAATTTTAGATGTTGTTTACAATCATCTCGGCCCTGAAGGCAATTATCTTAACGAATATGCACCATTTTTTACCAAACGTTATCATACCCCATGGGGTGCCGCATTAAATTTCGATGATGCTGAGTCAGATGGAGTTAGAAGATATTTTATTGATAATGCGCTATATTGGTTGACTGAATATCATGTAGATGCATTTCGTCTTGATGCGGTTCATGGAATTTTTGATTTTTCGGCACTACATATTCTTGAGGAGCTAAATAGCGCCGTTCATAATGAAGCTAAAAAATTAGGCAGATTAGTACATGTAATAGCAGAGAGTGATCTTAACGATGTAAGAATTATACGTTCAAATCATTTTGGCGGTTATGGCCTTGATGCTCAATGGAGTGATGATTTTCATCATTCATTACATTCATATTTAACCAATACCCAAAGAGGTTATTTTATTGATTTTGGTAAATTAGCACATTTAAAAAAGTCGATAGAATCTGGTTATGTATACGATGGTAAAAAATCAGCTTATCGTAAACGACGACATGGTAACTCATCAAAGGAAGAACCTGGAAATAAATTTGTAGTGTTTACTCAAAATCATGATCAAGTTGCTAACGGCTCTGGCGGAGTAAGAATTTCAAATTTAATTACTTTCGAGCAGCAAAAACTAGCAGCTACATTATTGTTTTGTGTTCCTTACTTGCCGATGTTGTTTCAAGGGCAAGAATATGGTGAACAGGCGCCATTTATATATTTTACTAGTCATAGCGATGCAGAATTAGTTGCAGCAGTGCGAAAAGGTAGACATGAAGAGTTTTTAGCTTTTAATTGGCAGACTGATTTTGCTGATCCACAAGCAGAAACAACTTTTCAGCAATCAAAACTTAATTGGTCGTTATGCAACAAAGCGCCACACTCATACATTTTAAAATTATATCAAGATCTTATAAAATTAAGAAAAAAATATTGTTTTTTAAATAACTGTCGTAAAGATATGGTTGAGGTAAAAATTAATGAAGAAGAATCATGGATGCAAATATGGCGAAGCCAACCTAACGGACAAAATGGATTAGCAGTATTTAATTTTAATATAAAAGCGCAAGATATTAAGTTAAATAATAATTTGTTTACTAATCAAAAAGTAATATTATATACTGAAACTATATTATATGGCGGTAATATATCAGATTTAAATAAATTGGTTAATAATATTGATGTATTGAAATTAGCTCCTTATAGCGCCGTAATTTTTAGTAATCATTAAAATCTTGGTCAGAGGTTATAATGACTGATTTAATTATCCATGGGCATTTTTATCAACCACCGCGAGAAAATCCTTGGACAGGGTTAATCGATCGAGAACCAAGTGCATATCCATATCATGATTGGAATGAACGTATTCATGCTGAATGTTATCGTGCCAACGCATTTGCAAGAGTATTAAATCAATATGGTCGTATCGAAAATCTGGTTAACAATTATGCATATTTAAGTTTTAATTTTGGCCCAACTTTACTGTCATGGATAGCTCGTAATGACAGCGAAACTTATAATCGTATAATTGCCGCAGATCGTTGGAGTGTAAAAGCAAACCACGGCCATGGTAATGCTATTGCTCAAGCATATAACCATATTATTCTACCATTAGCCAACAAACGCGATCGACTTACTCAAATACGATGGGGTATTACTGATTTTAAATATCGTTTTGGTCGTCAGCCAGAATCATTATGGCTATCTGAAACGGCATGCAACGATGAAACTTTAGGTGATCTTATAGATGAGGGCTTAAAATTTCTAATTCTATCACCAAATCAAGCTGAACGTATTAGACCAATAGAGGCAAAAGAGTGGCAATCAGTTACAGAGGGCAATATTGACCCTGGAGTCGCTTATAAATATTTTCATCGTGATGGCTCAGGTCGTTCAATAGCACTATTTTTCTATGATGGCCCAATAGCCCGCTCAATTGCTTTTGAAGGGACGCTAATATCTAGTCAATCATTAGTGAACCGTCTGGCTCAGGCTCACGGTGGCGATGGCCGAGTTGTGCATATTGCAACAGATGGTGAAAGCTATGGCCATCATACTCATTTTGGTGAACGTGGTATTGCTTATGCATTGCTTGATGAAGCACCAAAACAAGGTTTTAATATTACCAACTATGGTAGTTACCTTGAGCGTAATCCTCCAACAATAGAGGTAGAGATAAAAACAGGCCCAAACGGTGAAGGTACAGCATGGAGTTGTGCCCATGGTGTTGGACGCTGGTGTCGTGATTGTGGATGTCAAACAGGTGGAAGAGAAGATTGGAATCAAGCATGGCGTGCTCCCTTGCGGCAAGCTTTAGATTATTTACGCGATGAAATAACAAATATATTTGAACAATTGGGCTACGAATATTTTATTGATCCTTGGGTAGCGCGTGATAAATATATAGAAATAATGCTTGAAAGACCAATAGATACTTCTTTTAGTGAAGTAAATTAATTTTAAAATTAAATGTTTAGCTAATATCCAATTCTATATTACGATCGATTAAACGCAAATTCAAAGCTTCACTAAGATCACAAGCTTCTATATGTTCGCGTTGTTCTAAATCAGCAATTGTTCTTGCAACTTTAATCATTCGTACAGCAGTACGTGATGATAAACCATTAATATCAACAGCACGTTCAAGCACTGCGAGTGCTTTGTTATTTAATGGTACAAAATCATTAAGTTCTCGTTCAGTCATTGTTGAATTTGTACGACCTGAACCGAGTCTTTTTTCTTGTATACTGCGAGCTGTAATAATGCGAGAACGTAAATCACGGCTACTCTCGCCAGATACACGTTTAGAAAAATCACGATACGGAACAGCATCAACATTGACATGTAAATCTATTCTATCAAGTAACGGTCCTGAGATACGAGCACGATATCGTTGAATCTGGTCGAAAGAACATACACATACATTTTGGTTACTATGAGAAAGTGGAGAATTATTATTTGGTGAAGAAGGAGGGTTAATTTGAAAACGACCGCAAGGGCATGGATTCATTGCGGCTATTAGCAAGACACGCGCTGGAAAAACTAGTGATCGAGCGGCGCGAGAAATATGGATGGCTCCTTCTTCAAGTGGCTCGCGTAAAGATTCAAGCGCACGGCGAGAAAACTCGGGGAGTTCATCAAGAAATAATACACCTCGGTGGGCAAGAGTTACTTCACCTGGTTTAGGAACTGAACCACCACCACAAAGAGCTGCATCACTGGCGGTATGATGTGGTGATCGAAAAGGCCGCTCACAAATTAAATAATTACCTGATGCTAATTTGCCAGCAGCAGAGTGAATTCGTGTTACTTCAATACGCTCTGGATTAGTTAATGGTGGCAGTAGGGCAGGCAAACGACGAGCAAGCATGGTTTTACCACTACCAGGTGGACCGATTAATAAGAGATTGTGATTGCCAGCAGCGGCAATAATAAGCGCGCGCTTTGCTTGTTTTTGTCCTTTAACTTCAGATAGACAATTTTCATAAGTTATATTCAAATTATTTGAAACGGTAGTGTTTGTCGCCGGTATATGATTTTGATTACAAATATGATCAATAACATCTTGCAAACAATGAGCGCCTAATACTGATATACCATCAATCACTGCTGCTTCAGTAGCATTACTTGCAGGAACGAAAATCTCTTTATCACCCATACGATGAGCAAGATCAGCGATAAGCACAGCACCGCGAACTGGTTCAAGAGCGCCGCCAAGTGATAACTCACCGAAAAATCTTCGGCCAGCTAATGCAGATGCTGGAATAATTTCGAGTGCAGCTAACAGCGACATCGCCAGCGCGAGATCGATGGCACTGGCATCTTTTTCGAGTTCAGCAGGAAGTAAATTAACCACCAAACGATGGGAACCAATGTGTATATCGCTTGCAGTAATTGCTGAACGCACTCGCACCGCAGCTTCACAGACAGCACCGCGTGCTAAACCAATAACCGTCATACATGGTAAACCATTTGCACGATGTGCTTCGACAATTATTTCATGTGCGTCAACCCCGATAATGGTGCCAGTGGCAGCACGAGCAAGCATATAAATTACCCCCATTTTTAAGTGTTATTTATTCATTTGGTTTTCAACAAAGGTTGAGCAATGACTTGTGAGCAAAAATAAGGCCAATACTAACTGTCTAAAAATACGTTGTTTTAGTTGTAGCTAGGTAAGCAATGTAGCAATTTGCGACACTTTTTTTGAAGATTTTAAAATTAGCTATCAAAGTAGAAGATCAGGGATAAACTTCCCAAGCCGTAGCAATACCAAGTTGGCCTTGGTAATTATCACCAAAGCAGTAGGGTTATAAATTAGTTTAGTAATAATCGTCTTGCAAACCCTAAATTATTAGGCCAATAGTGGCAAAAGCAATGAGCAAAACATCACCTATAATATTAGATACGGCTAAGTTAGAGTTGCTAAAGCCCCCTGCGCAGCAACAACTGGCCGCCATTATTGAGTTATATGCTGCCTGCCCATTGGTTGAATATTTAATGTTGTTTGGCAGTTATGCGCGTGGTGACTTTGTTATTGATGAAAAACTAAAACAACAAACTACTACTGAAAAATTATTTATGCTGTGCTGGAGTATCAAGTGACAAAAAACAATAAAAGCAACGCTTGGCAGCCATGTTATGAAATTACACCTAATATAGCTAAGTTGCTTATGTCTATTGCCACTATTAAAAGTGAGGTTGAGCATTTAACATTATCGCTAGTGCTTACCTCTAAGTTGCGGCAACAAGCCAAAATACGCTCAACCCATTATTCAACAAGAATCGAAGGCAATCGTTTAACATTAGCAGAGGCCACACAGGTGGTTAAACAAGGTAAAATAACTTTTCGTGGTCGTGAGCGCGACGTACGTGAAGTGCGCAATTACTGGAACGCGCTACTTAAAGTTGAGCAATGGGCGCGTGAACGTAGAATTATAAGCGAAAAGTTACTTCGTGACCTACATGCGTTAGTAGAAATTGGACCACGTGCTCGACCGACACCATATCGCGATGGCCAAAACGTAATTAGTGACGCAGTTTCAGGTGCTATAGTGTACTTGCCTCCAGAAGCAAAAGATGTACCTGATCTCATGGCTGGTTTGGTGAAATGGATAAAAGAAGCCGAGCGAGCTAATATACCAATGCCTTTAATAGCTGGTTTAGCTCATTACCAATTTGTAACCATCCACCCATACTTTGATGGCAATGGACGCACCGCACGATTACTTGCGACTTTTATTTTGCAACGCGGTGGTTTTGGCCTTAATGGATACTACTCACTTGAAGAACATCACGCTCGCGATTTGTCAGGCTATTATCAGGCTCTGGCTGTTCATCCACATCACAACTATTACGAAGGTAGAGCGCAGGCAGATCTAACTTTATGGCTTGAATACTTTATAGCTAAGTTGGCTGACACCTTTGCCGCGGTAAAAACTGAGGCCAATCGTCTAACCCAGCACGGTGTTAGCACTATTCCTAAAGGGTTACAAAAACTCGATCAACGCGCCAAAGTAGTAATTAGTTTATTTGTCGATGCTGATCATATCACAACCTCAGAGGTGGCGCAGGTATTGGGGCTGTCAGAACGTATGGCGCGATTGTTACTTGCTGATTGGGTAAATGCTGGTTGGCTGGTAATTGTCGAAGCATCACGCCGTAAGCGCAACTATAAGTTATCGGCAAAATATCGGAAATTTATCGGCAAGCCATCGGCAAAATAACGGTAATAATTTAAAAACAACGCGTTATAGGATGATTAAATAATTCTCGCGTAACTTCTTAATGAGTGCTTGCGAAGCATGGGTGTCATACCGAGTGCATTGAGAGATCTTACAATGAACATTAAAATAAAGAATCTTATCTGCGCTCTTAAATAACAAGTCTGCTTGCGTTTGTGCCACGATTTATTGAGAAGTTACATACTCGCCTAGCTAGCATTTTATGGTTTTGCTCTGCAACATTAGAGTTATGCATTAGTTTAGTAATAATCGTCTTGCAAACCCTAAATTATTAGGCCAATAGTGGCAAAAGCAATGAGCAAAAAAGCACCTATAATATTAGATACGGCTAGGTTAGAGTTGCTAAAGCCCACTGCGCAGCAAAAACTGGCCGCCATTATTGAGTTATATGCTGCCTACCCATTGGTTGAATATCTGATGTTGTTTGGCAGTTATGCGCGTGGTGACTTTGTTATTGATGAAAAAACCGGTTACCGCTCGGACTTTGATTTGCTTATTGTCACTCAAGCCGCCACTAATAAAGATGAAGACAGAATCTTTTTTGACCTTGAAGAGCAAGCACGTTTAATTACCGGTGAAACACCTTTATCAATAATTCGACATCATATTGCTGAACTAAATCGCGAAATACGCTCAGGGCAATTCTTTTTTGCCGAGATTGTGCGCGAAGGCATAACGCTTTATGACACCCATCATGTAAAAATAGCTAAGCCCAAGGCAGCTACTCCACAAGAACGCTTTGAGTTGAGCCGTCGCTATTTTTGCACTTGGTTTGCCAGCGCTAATGCTTTGTGGATTGTTTCACACAACATAACTTTTGCTGAGCGGCGCATGGCCGCCTTTTTGCAACACCAAGCTGCCGAGCGTTATTTTCATGCGGTGACTTTGGTGTTTGAAGGCTATAAACATCAAACGCATAATTTAGAATTTTTGGCCAAACGTGCTGAGCTATATCATGAATTATTGCAACCAGCTTTAGCGCGTAGTGAGCCGCACGATAAACATATATTTAATTTATTACGCCGCGCCTATATCGAGGCCCGCTATAATATGGGCTATGATGTAACGCAAGCTGAGCTTGATGAATTCAGTATACGCGTGCGTGACTTAGCCAACCGGGTGCATCGTGCTTGCAGTGAAAAACTAGCTTCGTATTTTGGTGGTGAGGCTATTGGCGAGTTGCCACTCGTGCCGAGCAAAGCTGATGTAAAAATATTGCCGCAACCGCCACCAGAATTTATTGACAATGGAGACTTTAAAATTTGGCAACAACTAGCCGAAAATTTTGCCAAGCAAGTTGGTGATGAGCGTGAGGCTCAAGGTGAGGCGAGGGGCCATGCCGCTGGCAAAGAAGAAGGGATTTTAGAAGGCCAAGCGCGGGCAATTATCGATATATTAAAACGAAGAGATATAAAAGTAGATGATGCTATGGCCGCGCAAATATTAAACTGCCGCGATGCTAACTTGTTAGCTAAATATTGGGAGCGCGCGTTTGTGGTGGGGTCGGTTGATGAGATGTTGGGTGATTAATTAGATACTAGAACTGTATCTTTAATAAGTCAGAAGCTTTTTCATATTCTAGAAACAGACACATTAAGTAATAGTAAACCATCGCTAAGACTATTATTTTCAAAAATAGGAATAGAAACAGTATATTATTTATTGCTTTCAATTCTATACAATTTATCATTTTGCGATAATTTCACAATGATATATTCATCTTTTTTTAATTCATCTGGTAATTTGTCCTTCAAGATCGAGGCAACAAATTGAATATTTTTTGATTTAACAAGTTTGCCTATCATGACTAGTTGATTGTCATGCATTAGTTCTTTTTTATCGTTAAGTAAAAAATGCATGCAAGGAATATTTTCTTCATCAGCAAAAAGTGTATAGGCAATATCAAAACAAGATATCTCCCCCTGCTTTTTGCCAGAGCTAAAATTAGCATTGAAAGCGGTGAACTCATAAAGGCGTTGCCCATTTTTTAATGTCTTCTGATCTGCCTTAAGTGCATATTTTTCGCCGTAAAGTTCATAGGAGACAGCTGAAAAATGTCTATTAAATTTATTAACCTGTTGTTTAATCTTTTCGGCGAATTCATCTGAAAAAAGGCCATCATCGATTTTATTTAGAGTTTGTTTGAGGGTGTATAGTTTATCTTCAACAGTTTTTAATTGACTTAATATATGTTCATATTCGCCCATTTTTTGATATTTGAGATTAAGTTCTCCAATCATTGTTTCAAGAACTTCAAATGAGTCTGATTTTGTAACAATAGCGCTGAGCCGGGTTTCTTCATCAATGAGATTATTTAATTGACTACGTTTGTTTTTAATATCTATCGCAATATTGGGTAACTCTTGCGCAATGAATTTTCGCTTCGATTCTACCATTTGGTTATGAAAATTGCATAGTTCTTTAAAAGTCTTCTGAACTTTATCTACAAGAGAAGTCGCTTGAAAATAGATTTGCTTAAGCTGTTGCTGATCAATATTGGCAACACTTGCCTATAGCTCACTCTGTGCCTCTAAAATTAATTCTTTTCTTAAGTCTAATCTGCTTATTTCTGATGATGTTATATTAATCTGATATTTAATTTTGTTAAGATTGTTTAGGTCAGATTCAAATGTGGGGTTGAGATTGAGAGCTGCTTTCTGGCTTTCTAAATCTTCAATTTCTCCTTGCAAAAGCGCCAATGCAGTTTCATATGCTGCTTTTGTTTGTTCAGCTTCTAGGCGTTTTTTAAATTTTAATTCAACATCAATACTTGCTCGCAACTCTTGCTTGATATCGCCTTGGGCAAAATCGCAACCCAATAAAAACAAATACAGAGTTTCGTATTCATCATCTCGCGTATATCTATCAAGGTTTTTAAGGGTGTTGTTGATATCAAGGTGATTACAGGTGACACCGTCTTAAAAACAAATAAAACATATTTTCTTTTAATCTTTACAACAAGTTATGGCTTATTTTGCAAAAACAATGTCCCCAATACTGCCTATCTTAAAATGTAAACTGCAATTAGTCGCTATTTATGTAGATGGCTAATTTCCTAAGTAGCAACTATTAAGTAATACTTAATAGTTCAAATTGAGGAATAATACATGGTAAAACGACTCTCACCGATCAAAGTAAAAACGACTTAAACCACATAGTATTCACCCATCATACCATGACAATTTATTGCCTCTTATAATTAACTTTTTTAATTTTTTAAATTAGCTATCAAAGTAGACAATTAGGGATAAACTTCCCAAGCCGTAGCATTACCAAGTTGACCTTGGTAATTATCGCCGAAGCAGTAGGCTTCGTATACCGCACCGTTTGCGCGAATACCACAAGTGAAGTTATCACCAGCAGCAACTGCCACCCAATCAGTTTTGGCGCCGACTTGTACTGGAGTTGCCGATTGGTAAAATTGATAACCAGCGCCTAATTGCCCAGAGTGATTTGCACCCCAGCACCACAGCGAGCCTTTTCCTGCTGAAGCGTATTGAATACCGCAAGTATGATTTAAACCAGCAGCAACCCAAATCCAGTTATTACCAAGCGAAGTTGAAGATACCGGCGAATAGACATCAGTAAAGGTGCCGTTACCTAATTGACCAAGACTATTTGAACCCCAGCAACGCAGCGAACCGGGAAAAGCTGAACCGGTAATACCACAAGTGTGATTACCACCAGCACTAGCAGTTAACCATTGGGTTTGGCCGGACCAAGTGTTAGTGGGCATAAGAATTTTTGTCGGTGAATTTGAATCAATACCAATTTGCCCATTAGCATTTTTACCCCAGCAGTAAAGTTCGTTATAACCATAAGTATAGTCATGACGAATGGCACACGAATGTTGATCACCAACTGCTAATTGAGTCCAATCATCAAAGCTAGTACCGTTTTGCACCATTATTTGTGGAGTATTATAAAAGTTGTCGGATTGATTATTACCTAACTGTCCATCATTATTTTGTCCCCAGCAATAGACGCTGTTTGAACCTGATATTGATCTAATACCGCAAGTATGTTCTGATCCTGCGCCAACCGCAATCCAATCACTGCTATAATAATATTCACGCTCTGGTACAGCCCGAGAATTATAGGTACCAGTGCCTAATTGCCCAATGCTATTGTCACCGCTGCAGTATAGTTCGCCACCGTTAATGATAAAGCATGAATGTTTGGCGCCAGCGGTTACTTTATTAATAGCATTACTACCGCTAAATAGACCCACAGCTTCTTGGCGTGGCGCAATATCATCTATAAATTCTGTTGCAGGTGTTGGCCATTCATTACCAAGTTGGCCAAAGCGGTCATCACCCCAACACCAGGCTTTACCATATAAATCACGACCACAAGCATGCTTGCCGCCTGTTGATAGGCTAGTAAGTTCAATATATCCATAGCTAGTGTTAAGAACTTTATCGGTAGGCGCAAGCGTTGCCGCAATACCATTACCAACAGTGCCCTCATTGCGATTACCCCAGCAATATAAACCATAACTATTAATTGCACAGGTATGTACAGCCCCAAGTGCGGCAGTAGTTGCGCCGTTTAATACTGCTGATGGACCTTGTGAGTAAGTATGGCCGACTCCTAATTGTCCATTATAATTACCGCCCCAACATTCAAGGTTATTGTTTCTTATGGCGCAAGTATGATTTGCACCAGCAAAAATCATCCCACTCCAGTTGTCACTAAGATATAATGGATAAAGCGAAGATGAAGGTCCTACTTGTAGCCAACTATTATCACCCCAACAATATAACTTATCACCGGTGTCAAGAGCGCATGCATGTTTTTGTCCAACTACTACATTACGATATTGCATAGTATTATCTACTAAGGTCGGTTGAGATTTATATTGGTTATTACCTATACCTAGTTGCCCATAATCGTTTTTACCCCAGCACCATAATGAATAGTCATTTTGAATGCCGCAAGTAAAATCATCACCAAGAGCAAAATCTTGCCATTGATAGCCACCACTTACAATGTTAGTAAAGTTTGATTCATAATCAGAAGTATTACCGAGACCTAACTGGCCATAACTATTGTTGCCCCAACAATATAAAGTTTTATTACTAGTTAGAGCACAAGTATGCCTGGTACCAGCCTTAACTTTAACAAAATTATAGCTATAATCAGCAACCTGCATGGGCTCAGTAGGAATAGAGCCAGTATAACCTAAACCTAATTGACCGTCAGAATTTGCGCCCCAACACCATAGATCTTGATAAGCACCACCATTGGCATAGCGAAGCCCGCAAGTATGACCGCCACCTGCAGTTGCTTGCAGCCAGTTATCTACACCATCAGCAGTTTCAGAGTGAATACGTGTAACCCATCCGATACGTTCATCGCCTAAATCAGGAGCGACTTGCCCATTTTTATTAGCACCAAAACACCATAAGCTTTGATCAGAGGCAATAGCACAGTTATGCTGTGCGCTCGGACCTGAATCAACAAAT
Protein-coding sequences here:
- the treZ gene encoding malto-oligosyltrehalose trehalohydrolase; the protein is QIKSLAVIYKNKQSELMQKNNENIFTIDISDINIGDDYKYIINNQQERPDPVSRWQPYGVHGASRVVDADSYNWSDKEWRGIPLNDLIIYELHIGTFTKEGTFAATIDRLHYIKELGITAVEIMPVAEFPGGRNWGYDGVHLYAPQSTYGGPEGFKQLIDACHKQGLAVILDVVYNHLGPEGNYLNEYAPFFTKRYHTPWGAALNFDDAESDGVRRYFIDNALYWLTEYHVDAFRLDAVHGIFDFSALHILEELNSAVHNEAKKLGRLVHVIAESDLNDVRIIRSNHFGGYGLDAQWSDDFHHSLHSYLTNTQRGYFIDFGKLAHLKKSIESGYVYDGKKSAYRKRRHGNSSKEEPGNKFVVFTQNHDQVANGSGGVRISNLITFEQQKLAATLLFCVPYLPMLFQGQEYGEQAPFIYFTSHSDAELVAAVRKGRHEEFLAFNWQTDFADPQAETTFQQSKLNWSLCNKAPHSYILKLYQDLIKLRKKYCFLNNCRKDMVEVKINEEESWMQIWRSQPNGQNGLAVFNFNIKAQDIKLNNNLFTNQKVILYTETILYGGNISDLNKLVNNIDVLKLAPYSAVIFSNH
- a CDS encoding DUF3536 domain-containing protein — protein: MTDLIIHGHFYQPPRENPWTGLIDREPSAYPYHDWNERIHAECYRANAFARVLNQYGRIENLVNNYAYLSFNFGPTLLSWIARNDSETYNRIIAADRWSVKANHGHGNAIAQAYNHIILPLANKRDRLTQIRWGITDFKYRFGRQPESLWLSETACNDETLGDLIDEGLKFLILSPNQAERIRPIEAKEWQSVTEGNIDPGVAYKYFHRDGSGRSIALFFYDGPIARSIAFEGTLISSQSLVNRLAQAHGGDGRVVHIATDGESYGHHTHFGERGIAYALLDEAPKQGFNITNYGSYLERNPPTIEVEIKTGPNGEGTAWSCAHGVGRWCRDCGCQTGGREDWNQAWRAPLRQALDYLRDEITNIFEQLGYEYFIDPWVARDKYIEIMLERPIDTSFSEVN
- a CDS encoding YifB family Mg chelatase-like AAA ATPase; amino-acid sequence: MLARAATGTIIGVDAHEIIVEAHRANGLPCMTVIGLARGAVCEAAVRVRSAITASDIHIGSHRLVVNLLPAELEKDASAIDLALAMSLLAALEIIPASALAGRRFFGELSLGGALEPVRGAVLIADLAHRMGDKEIFVPASNATEAAVIDGISVLGAHCLQDVIDHICNQNHIPATNTTVSNNLNITYENCLSEVKGQKQAKRALIIAAAGNHNLLLIGPPGSGKTMLARRLPALLPPLTNPERIEVTRIHSAAGKLASGNYLICERPFRSPHHTASDAALCGGGSVPKPGEVTLAHRGVLFLDELPEFSRRALESLREPLEEGAIHISRAARSLVFPARVLLIAAMNPCPCGRFQINPPSSPNNNSPLSHSNQNVCVCSFDQIQRYRARISGPLLDRIDLHVNVDAVPYRDFSKRVSGESSRDLRSRIITARSIQEKRLGSGRTNSTMTERELNDFVPLNNKALAVLERAVDINGLSSRTAVRMIKVARTIADLEQREHIEACDLSEALNLRLIDRNIELDIS
- a CDS encoding Fic family protein, translating into MSIATIKSEVEHLTLSLVLTSKLRQQAKIRSTHYSTRIEGNRLTLAEATQVVKQGKITFRGRERDVREVRNYWNALLKVEQWARERRIISEKLLRDLHALVEIGPRARPTPYRDGQNVISDAVSGAIVYLPPEAKDVPDLMAGLVKWIKEAERANIPMPLIAGLAHYQFVTIHPYFDGNGRTARLLATFILQRGGFGLNGYYSLEEHHARDLSGYYQALAVHPHHNYYEGRAQADLTLWLEYFIAKLADTFAAVKTEANRLTQHGVSTIPKGLQKLDQRAKVVISLFVDADHITTSEVAQVLGLSERMARLLLADWVNAGWLVIVEASRRKRNYKLSAKYRKFIGKPSAK
- a CDS encoding HEPN domain-containing protein, with translation MSKKAPIILDTARLELLKPTAQQKLAAIIELYAAYPLVEYLMLFGSYARGDFVIDEKTGYRSDFDLLIVTQAATNKDEDRIFFDLEEQARLITGETPLSIIRHHIAELNREIRSGQFFFAEIVREGITLYDTHHVKIAKPKAATPQERFELSRRYFCTWFASANALWIVSHNITFAERRMAAFLQHQAAERYFHAVTLVFEGYKHQTHNLEFLAKRAELYHELLQPALARSEPHDKHIFNLLRRAYIEARYNMGYDVTQAELDEFSIRVRDLANRVHRACSEKLASYFGGEAIGELPLVPSKADVKILPQPPPEFIDNGDFKIWQQLAENFAKQVGDEREAQGEARGHAAGKEEGILEGQARAIIDILKRRDIKVDDAMAAQILNCRDANLLAKYWERAFVVGSVDEMLGD
- a CDS encoding DUF2326 domain-containing protein translates to MVESKRKFIAQELPNIAIDIKNKRSQLNNLIDEETRLSAIVTKSDSFEVLETMIGELNLKYQKMGEYEHILSQLKTVEDKLYTLKQTLNKIDDGLFSDEFAEKIKQQVNKFNRHFSAVSYELYGEKYALKADQKTLKNGQRLYEFTAFNANFSSGKKQGEISCFDIAYTLFADEENIPCMHFLLNDKKELMHDNQLVMIGKLVKSKNIQFVASILKDKLPDELKKDEYIIVKLSQNDKLYRIESNK